The Toxotes jaculatrix isolate fToxJac2 chromosome 14, fToxJac2.pri, whole genome shotgun sequence genome window below encodes:
- the mep1bb gene encoding meprin A subunit beta: MAGGKPTGVLVLHIACLLCGTTLCLPAAKVLDYDVDGGRDLDIFDINEEAGLNLVEGDIVLDERQTRNSIIGDEYRWPKMIPYYMEDDLEINAKGVILKAFEQYRLKTCIDFKPWSGEENYISIFKGGGCFSSVGNRRVGKQRLSIGTNCDRIATIEHEFLHALGFWHEQSRADRDDYVKIMWDRISEGREHNFNTYNDTTSSSLGVPYDYGSMMHYSKNAFRNGTEPTIVTKIPAFSDVIGQRMEFSDSDLLKLHRLYNCTQGSTFLDSCDFERENICGMVQGQGDIADWVRVANAPGGPDIDYSNMGKCTGSGYFMHFSTGTANTGDTALLESRLLYPTRGYQCLQFFYYNSAGPSDTLKIYVREYDEANPNGKLRFIKTIDGSPQELWQLHHVSLDVKTKFRVVFQGTKEGSGPSTGGLSLDDINLSETTCPEFIWRVKNFSHVMENTPTNTAIFSPPFTSKEGYTFQMELYPSGKEGYPGELSAYAHLVAREGDPEQKWPCPWKQITMMLMDQHPHIQKRMSNQRSVTTDPNMKATDSDNFFWDDPRKVGFEVTDADGSKYFRGPGAGTAVYLTHLRAKSRDFIKGGDAIFLLTMEDVSHLTVNQPLPSTTVKPVTSSPSSDICFSVQCLNDGVCVVDEGKAECRCVVGDDWWYYGNNCQYRGSVMDKTTLALASSLSVLGVMLVITVVSVICVKKRYKKRSNDNSVTMANMSVTDKL; encoded by the exons ATGGCAGGAGGAAAACCTACAGGTGTACTTGTTCTTCACATTGCTTGCCTCCTTTGTGGCACTACCCTTTGTTTG CCTGCAGCAAAAGTATTAG actaTGATGTGGACGGTGGACGGGACCTTGACATTTTTGACATCAATGAAG AGGCAGGGCTGAATCTTGTAGAGGGGGACATTGTGCTTGATGAG AGGCAAACTCGAAATTCCATAATAGGGGATGAGTACAGGTGGCCAAAAATGATCCCTTACTACATGGAAGACGACTTAG agaTCAATGCAAAAGGTGTGATTCTGAAAGCTTTTGAGCAGTACCGGCTCAAGACCTGCATTGACTTCAAGCCTTGGAGTGGAGAAGAAAActacatttccatttttaaaggGGGCGG ctgtttctcctctgtgggAAACCGTCGAGTTGGGAAGCAGAGATTGTCCATAGGGACAAACTGTGACCGCATCGCCACCATTGAACATGAGTTCCTTCATGCTCTGGGTTTCTGGCATGAGCAGTCCAGGGCAGACCGTGATGATTATGTCAAAATCATGTGGGACCGCATCTCAGAGG GTAGAGAACACAACTTTAACACCTACAATGACACCACCTCCAGCTCACTGGGCGTACCGTATGACTACGGCTCCATGATGCACTACAGTAAAAACGCCTTTCGCAACGGCACTGAGCCCACCATCGTCACCAAGATCCCTGCTTTCAGTGATGTCATAGGCCAGCGTATGGAGTTCAGTGACAGTGACCTGCTCAAGCTGCACCGGCTCTATAACTGCA CCCAGGGATCCACCTTCCTGGACTCATGTGACTTTGAACGTGAGAACATCTGTGGAATGGTCCAGGGACAAGGGGACATAGCAGACTGGGTCAGGGTTGCCAATGCTCCTGGTGGACCTGACATTGACTATTCCAACATGGGCAAATGCACTG GTTCTGGATATTTCATGCACTTCAGCACTGGCACAGCCAACACTGGGGATACAGCTCTGCTTGAAAGTAGGCTCCTTTACCCCACAAGAGGTTACCAATGTCTGCAGTTCTTCTACTACAACAGCGCCGGCCCCAGCGACACACTGAAGATCTATGTCCGAGAGTATGACGAAGCTAACCCCAATGGAAAACTGCGGTTTATAAAGACCATAGATG GGTCCCCTCAGGAGCTGTGGCAGCTGCACCACGTGAGTCTAGACGTCAAAACAAAATTCCGCGTAGTCTTTCAAGGGACCAAGGAGGGCTCTGGGCCCTCGACAGGAGGACTGTCACTGGATGACATCAACCTTTCCGAGACCACCTGCCCAGAGTTTATATGGCGTGTGAAGAACTTCAGTCATGTTATGGAAAACACCCCAACAAACACAGCTATCTTCAGCCCCCCATTCACCTCCAAAGAGGGTTACACTTTCCAAATGGAGCTGTACCCCAGTGGAAAGGAAGGCTATCCTGGAGAATTGTCAGCCTATGCTCATCTGGTGGCCCGTGAGGGGGACCCCGAGCAGAAATGGCCCTGCCCCTGGAAGCAGATAACCATGATGCTGATGGACCAGCACCCACACATCCAAAAGCGCATGTCTAACCAGCGCAGTGTAACCACTGACCCCAACATGAAAGCAACAG ACTCTGACAATTTTTTCTGGGATGACCCTCGCAAGGTGGGATTTGAAGTCACAGACGCAGATGGGTCCAAGTATTTCCGAGGGCCAGGCGCCGGAACTGCGGTGTATCTCACTCACCTCAGAGCCAAGAGCAGGGATTTTATCAAGGGAGGAGACGCCATTTTTCTCCTCACAATGGAGG ATGTGTCTCATCTAACAGTGAATCAGCCTCTGCCTTccacaacagtaaagcctgTCACCTCTTCACCCTCATCTGACATCTGCTTCAGTGTGCAGTGTCTGAATGATGGAGTCTGTGTGGTGGATGAAGGGAAAGCTGAGTGCAG GTGTGTGGTGGGTGATGACTGGTGGTACTACGGCAACAACTGTCAGTACAGGGGCTCCGTCATGGATAAAACCACCCTTGCACTcgcttcttctctgtctgtactGGGAGTCATGCTGGTGATTACGGTAGTCAGTGTCATCTGTGTGAAGAAGAGGTATAAGAAACGCAGTAATGACAACAGTGTTACTATGGCAAACATGAGTGTCACAGACAAACTGTAG